One window of the Salvia splendens isolate huo1 chromosome 1, SspV2, whole genome shotgun sequence genome contains the following:
- the LOC121796458 gene encoding UDP-glycosyltransferase 87A1-like has translation MAPDARSEPITACHVVAVPYPGRGHVNPMMNLCKLLASLKPDLLITVVLTEEWLGLIGAEEKPPGIRFATIPNVLPSERERAADMPSFVGATQTKMGEPFEQLMARLKEPIHFIIADMFLFWAIDFGNRMNIPVASLWPMPASVFSLFYHLDLLERNGDHPFDVSERGEERIDYIEGIESIRLIDIPSIAYMKDQRLINLVRRIFHNLTKAQYLLISSIYELESQVMEALNQEFSFPIYTFGPAIPYLNLEKVTALSTNKTDDDLLYFDWLNSQPPTSVLYVSLGSFLSVSAEQMDEIADGLRASGVSFLWVARGEAKRLQQRCGEAAGRVVPWCDQLRVLCHPSIGGFWTHGGWNSTMECLFGGKPMICFPIILDQTTIRKHVVEDWKIGVDSKKDLAPGDILRSGKITEIVKKFMDADSSERRYMVVGRAREFREIIRQAVSEGGSSLTNLTSLLDHIQLAASHS, from the exons atgGCGCCGGATGCGAGGAGCGAGCCAATTACAGCGTGCCATGTGGTGGCCGTGCCGTATCCCGGCAGAGGCCACGTCAACCCCATGATGAATCTGTGCAAACTGCTGGCGAGTTTGAAGCCAGATCTCCTCATCACCGTCGTCCTGACGGAGGAGTGGCTTGGCTTGATCGGCGCCGAGGAGAAGCCGCCGGGTATCCGCTTTGCCACCATCCCCAACGTGCTCCCCTCGGAGCGTGAGCGCGCCGCCGACATGCCTAGCTTCGTCGGAGCCACACAGACTAAGATGGGCGAGCCGTTCGAGCAGCTCATGGCCCGGCTCAAGGAGCCGATCCATTTCATAATTGCGGACATGTTTCTGTTCTGGGCGATTGACTTCGGAAACCGGATGAATATTCCGGTGGCATCTCTCTGGCCGATGCCGGCTTCCGTGTTCTCGCTGTTTTACCATTTAGACCTCCTCGAGCGGAATGGCGATCACCCCTTTGACGTTTCAG AAAGGGGAGAGGAACGAATAGATTACATTGAAGGAATCGAGTCGATCCGGCTGATAGATATTCCATCAATCGCCTACATGAAAGACCAGCGCCTTATCAATCTAGTCCGTCGAATATTCCACAACTTAACCAAGGCTCAATACCTATTAATCTCTTCAATCTACGAGCTGGAATCCCAAGTAATGGAAGCCCTAAACCAGGAATTCTCATTTCCTATATACACTTTTGGCCCTGCTATACCTTATCTCAATCTCGAAAAGGTCACGGCTCTCTCAACCAATAAAACCGATGACGATCTGCTCTATTTTGATTGGTTGAACTCTCAGCCACCGACTTCGGTTCTGTACGTCTCCTTGGGGAGCTTTCTGTCTGTTTCGGCTGAGCAGATGGATGAGATTGCTGATGGATTACGGGCAAGTGGGGTGAGCTTCTTGTGGGTGGCTCGAGGGGAGGCGAAACGGTTGCAGCAACGGTGCGGGGAGGCAGCAGGGAGAGTCGTGCCGTGGTGCGACCAACTTAGAGTGTTGTGTCATCCTAGTATTGGGGGATTCTGGACGCACGGCGGATGGAACTCGACTATGGAGTGTCTTTTCGGTGGGAAGCCTATGATCTGCTTTCCGATAATCCTCGATCAAACTACAATCCGGAAACATGTGGTTGAGGATTGGAAGATCGGAGTGGATTCCAAAAAGGATTTGGCGCCAGGAGATATACTGAGGAGCGGGAAAATAACTGAGATTGTGAAGAAATTCATGGATGCAGATAGCAGTGAGAGAAGATATATGGTGGTGGGAAGAGCCAGAGAATTTCGAGAGATAATTCGACAAGCGGTTTCAGAGGGAGGTTCTTCTTTGACAAACCTCACTTCTTTACTTGATCACATTCAGCTGGCTGCTTCTCATTCTTAA
- the LOC121796437 gene encoding uncharacterized protein LOC121796437 translates to MEIVVGGEKLYSQNLSDFLRIKEEDHRRNLNQSTSSSNGSSSRLTLSAILSDKIGQPPPPEEPLRRVESNRTLLDVIREDQTISLGRGRGDSRRSWRHLKDKLRLRRRGAANNRHRHSFRSADSGESTQSDSRAPIPLRNPRRSTETASERFEPSISPPRRQSTAEDRGSPAEQPVRMSLMALLAENDRQMGYDSSAYVMGEEESDKDVKEEIAVGGGVELEKCCVCMVRHKGAAFIPCGHTFCRLCSRELWLHRGNCPLCNNFIVEILDIF, encoded by the coding sequence ATGGAAATCGTCGTCGGCGGCGagaagctctactctcagaatCTGAGTGACTTTCTAAGAATCAAAGAAGAAGATCATCGGAGGAATCTCAACCAGAGCACCTCATCCAGTAACGGAAGCTCCTCCCGCCTGACACTAAGCGCCATTCTCAGCGATAAAATCGGCCAGCCTCCGCCGCCAGAGGAGCCGCTGCGGCGCGTCGAGTCGAACCGGACACTGCTCGACGTCATCCGCGAGGACCAAACCATCAGTCTAGGCCGCGGCCGGGGAGATAGCCGCAGGAGTTGGCGGCATTTAAAGGACAAGCTCCGCCTCCGCCGCAGAGGTGCCGCCAACAACCGCCATCGCCACTCGTTCCGGTCCGCCGACTCGGGCGAGTCAACTCAGTCCGATTCCAGAGCACCGATTCCTCTCAGAAACCCTAGGCGGTCAACGGAGACCGCGAGCGAGAGATTCGAGCCGTCGATTTCGCCTCCGAGGAGACAATCGACAGCCGAGGACCGCGGTTCGCCGGCGGAGCAGCCGGTGAGGATGTCCTTGATGGCTTTGCTGGCGGAGAATGATCGGCAAATGGGGTATGATAGCTCAGCGTACGTGATGGGTGAGGAAGAGAGTGATAAGGATGTAAAAGAGGAAATCGCCGTTGGTGGCGGCGTGGAATTGGAAAAGTGCTGCGTTTGCATGGTGAGACATAAGGGGGCGGCTTTTATCCCCTGCGGGCATACATTTTGCAGGCTGTGTTCACGGGAGCTCTGGCTACACAGAGGAAACTGCCCTCTTTGCAACAATTTCATTGTTGAAATTCTTGATATCTTTTGA
- the LOC121796448 gene encoding UDP-glycosyltransferase 87A1-like, with the protein MSPVHEQPIPSRHVVVMPYPGRGHINPVLSLCTAMADRSSDIHITVVVTEEWLGLLAYEKNPSNVAFAAIPNVVPSEKVRGDDLQAFVAAVLTKMQAPFEQLLDSGSLPPPDFIIGDAFMSWVHEVAAKRNIPSAHMWTMSAAVYTVFYHFDLLVQNGHYPVDLSVNGDAVVDYIPGLPPVRVADLPLIIRDQESMPKLIHILPKDSNAKHLIFTSYYHLESQVIDALKHKSSLAIYTVGPVAVYLRLRDLKMSSGVAAAADDYLRWLDHQPPSSVLYISLGSFLHISAPQMDEIAAGLQESGVRFLWVARREAARLQKMCGEKGVLVEWCDQLRVLSHPSVGGFLSHCGWNSTKEALLAGVPVLTFPIIMDQISDAKAIVQDWKVGWRFLEREFDDTNLKKRDEIAGIVKRFMDLESSQRQELTRNATKLRKICEAEFANGGSHQTNLAHLLKSIYLDPPQA; encoded by the exons ATGTCTCCGGTCCACGAGCAGCCAATCCCATCGCGCCACGTGGTGGTGATGCCGTACCCTGGGCGCGGCCACATCAACCCCGTGCTCAGCCTCTGCACAGCCATGGCCGATCGGAGCTCCGACATCCACATAACCGTGGTGGTGACAGAGGAGTGGCTCGGCTTACTCGCCTATGAGAAAAATCCGTCGAACGTGGCTTTTGCCGCCATCCCAAACGTGGTGCCGTCGGAGAAGGTCCGCGGCGACGATCTTCAGGCCTTCGTTGCAGCGGTTCTGACCAAAATGCAGGCGCCGTTCGAGCAGCTTCTGGACAGCGGATCGCTGCCGCCGCCGGATTTCATTATAGGCGATGCGTTTATGTCCTGGGTCCACGAAGTCGCCGCCAAACGGAATATTCCGTCGGCTCATATGTGGACCATGTCGGCGGCGGTGTACACTGTGTTTTACCATTTTGACCTTCTGGTTCAGAACGGCCACTACCCCGTTGATTTGTCag TTAATGGAGACGCGGTTGTGGACTATATTCCGGGGCTCCCACCAGTTCGTGTTGCTGACCTCCCACTAATCATAAGAGACCAGGAATCCATGCCAAAGCTCATACATATATTACCCAAAGACTCCAACGCAAAACACCTCATTTTCACATCCTATTACCACCTGGAATCCCAAGTTATCGATGCTCTGAAGCACAAATCTTCACTAGCAATCTACACCGTGGGCCCCGTTGCCGTATATTTGAGGCTCAGGGATTTGAAAATGAGCAGTGGCGTGGCCGCAGCCGCTGATGACTACTTGAGATGGCTAGACCACCAGCCACCAAGCTCAGTGTTGTACATCTCGTTAGGCAGTTTCTTGCATATCTCAGCACCCCAGATGGATGAGATTGCTGCAGGGTTGCAGGAGAGTGGTGTTAGGTTCTTGTGGGTGGCTAGACGAGAGGCGGCTCGGTTACAGAAGATGTGTGGGGAAAAGGGCGTGTTGGTTGAGTGGTGCGATCAGCTGAGAGTGCTCTCTCATCCTTCTGTCGGGGGGTTCTTGTCGCACTGTGGATGGAACTCGACTAAGGAGGCACTGCTGGCGGGCGTGCCGGTGCTTACTTTTCCTATCATTATGGACCAGATCTCGGATGCCAAGGCCATTGTTCAGGATTGGAAAGTTGGTTGGAGGTTTCTGGAGAGGGAGTTTGATGACACAAATTTGAAGAAGAGGGATGAGATTGCTGGGATTGTCAAGAGgtttatggatttggagagtTCACAGAGGCAAGAGCTTACAAGAAATGCAACAAAATTGAGGAAGATTTGTGAGGCAGAATTTGCAAATGGAGGCTCACACCAAACCAATCTTGCTCATTTACTTAAATCAATCTATCTTGATCCACCTCAAGCCTAG